Proteins encoded by one window of Salinigranum rubrum:
- a CDS encoding PGF-CTERM sorting domain-containing protein, producing MIGVAGDADGSTAEAQTSGLTDIDSSNGWETGAYSNQSDGDVIISVREPTISDLTLETDNGADVTDGTVTNDADNLTVSAEWNFARYENLTITIEDEEGLEVQSQLGNVVELENTGDSTTLTGLDDLDTGEYTVTVEGEEDLDGTTRSATFTIRDETNTISLSETTVTKGDSAVATVTGEPGEQVHVRIDQDDLEDSYNDPNDVFANTGDVEVGPANFTDNEGQDWVAVVLGLGDDGEAQTRIETGAIDTGTIEIELAQGADINNSAEDSADLTVEERSINITSAPNVVRVGEEFDIEGTAAESDEVAAYARIDETWEVISGDENPVDVDSNGEFLLELEASSPLNLPDSYRVAVVNEEALEGGSFPNTLSNDEFGDLDTETTITIRTVEGDLTAQLSSQSIAANVGDEVTVSGTALGQGDEVRIYKVGPRGDVQFQSTDIDDEAFEEDFDNINNRGTHTFLIVGQGRDGNYAATETEVNNEITGDETPQQAVEILNDLYSGAGVDDQVVELTLSAENPQLSINDFTTDGQVAQGEVTVSGTSNREDGTTVFIEVLGQNENVIASTEAEVNGSTSEWDATIDMSDVETGTYTLRADDDESSSSLEFELVESVSTPTEEPTPTEEPTEEPTDEATPTEEPTDEATPTEEPATDEPTETSTSTPGFGVVVALIALIAAALLAVRRD from the coding sequence ATGATTGGTGTCGCTGGTGACGCTGACGGGTCCACCGCAGAGGCCCAGACCAGCGGACTCACCGACATTGATTCATCGAACGGCTGGGAGACGGGTGCATACTCGAACCAGTCCGACGGTGACGTCATCATCAGTGTTCGTGAACCGACAATCTCGGATCTCACCCTCGAGACTGACAACGGCGCCGACGTGACTGACGGTACTGTCACGAACGACGCCGACAACCTGACCGTCTCGGCTGAGTGGAACTTCGCTCGGTACGAGAACCTCACCATCACCATCGAGGACGAGGAGGGTCTTGAGGTCCAGAGCCAGCTCGGCAACGTCGTTGAACTCGAGAACACCGGTGACAGCACGACGCTCACTGGTCTCGACGACCTCGACACTGGCGAGTACACCGTGACGGTCGAGGGCGAAGAGGACCTTGACGGAACCACTCGCTCTGCGACCTTCACGATCCGTGATGAGACGAACACCATCTCGCTGAGCGAGACGACCGTCACGAAGGGCGACAGCGCTGTCGCTACCGTGACCGGTGAGCCCGGTGAGCAGGTGCACGTCCGGATCGATCAGGACGACCTCGAAGACAGCTACAACGACCCGAACGACGTCTTCGCGAACACGGGCGACGTTGAGGTTGGCCCGGCTAACTTCACCGACAACGAAGGTCAGGACTGGGTCGCTGTTGTCCTTGGCCTCGGCGACGACGGTGAGGCGCAGACCCGCATCGAAACCGGTGCAATTGACACTGGTACCATTGAAATCGAGCTCGCGCAGGGCGCTGACATCAACAACAGTGCTGAGGACTCCGCAGACCTGACTGTTGAAGAGCGGTCGATCAACATCACGTCCGCGCCGAACGTCGTCCGTGTCGGCGAGGAGTTCGACATTGAGGGCACTGCGGCAGAGTCTGACGAGGTCGCAGCCTACGCCCGCATCGACGAAACGTGGGAAGTCATCAGCGGTGACGAGAACCCCGTTGACGTCGACTCGAACGGCGAGTTCCTGCTGGAGCTTGAGGCTTCCAGCCCGCTCAACCTCCCTGACAGCTACCGTGTTGCTGTCGTCAACGAAGAGGCACTTGAGGGCGGGAGCTTCCCGAACACGCTCAGCAACGACGAGTTCGGTGACCTGGACACTGAAACCACCATCACCATCCGCACGGTCGAAGGTGACCTGACGGCTCAGCTGTCCAGCCAGTCCATCGCTGCGAACGTCGGTGACGAAGTCACTGTCTCGGGAACCGCTCTCGGGCAGGGCGACGAAGTCCGCATCTACAAGGTCGGTCCGCGTGGTGACGTGCAGTTCCAGTCGACCGACATTGATGATGAAGCGTTCGAAGAGGACTTCGACAACATCAACAACCGCGGCACGCACACGTTCCTGATCGTTGGCCAGGGCCGCGACGGGAACTACGCGGCTACGGAAACCGAAGTCAACAACGAGATTACGGGTGACGAGACGCCCCAGCAGGCCGTTGAGATCCTCAACGACCTGTACTCGGGCGCTGGTGTCGACGACCAGGTCGTTGAGCTGACCCTCTCCGCGGAGAACCCGCAGCTCTCGATCAACGACTTCACCACGGACGGGCAGGTCGCCCAGGGTGAGGTCACTGTCTCGGGTACCTCGAACCGCGAGGACGGCACGACCGTCTTCATCGAGGTCCTCGGCCAGAACGAGAACGTCATCGCTTCGACTGAGGCTGAGGTCAACGGCTCGACCAGCGAGTGGGACGCCACGATCGACATGTCGGATGTCGAGACGGGCACCTACACGCTGCGTGCTGACGACGACGAATCCTCCTCGTCGCTCGAGTTCGAGCTCGTCGAGTCGGTGAGCACGCCGACCGAGGAGCCGACGCCGACCGAAGAGCCGACCGAGGAGCCGACTGACGAGGCAACGCCGACCGAGGAGCCGACTGACGAGGCAACGCCGACCGAGGAGCCGGCGACCGACGAGCCGACTGAGACGTCCACGTCGACGCCCGGCTTCGGTGTCGTCGTCGCGCTCATCGCGCTCATCGCTGCGGCGCTGCTCGCAGTCCGCCGCGACTAA